In the genome of Magnolia sinica isolate HGM2019 chromosome 2, MsV1, whole genome shotgun sequence, one region contains:
- the LOC131237260 gene encoding ABC transporter G family member 37-like — translation MKSSMRMTLLLGPPGSGKTTLLLALAGKLDKDLKVIGKITYNGDRLDEFVLQRTSAYISQHDLHIREMMVTETLAFLTRCQGVDTRYEMLMELSRREKAANIKPGPDVDVYMKIAANLCGQL, via the exons ATGAAGTCATCAATGAG gATGACTTTGCTTTTAGGGCCTCCAGGCTCTGGGAAGACCACTTTACTATTAGCTTTGGCTGGGAAGCTTGATAAGGATCTAAAG GTTATAGGGAAAATAACCTACAATGGCGACAGATTAGACGAATTCGTCCTTCAGAGGACTTCCGCTTATATCAGTCAGCATGATCTCCATATCAGGGAAATGATGGTGACAGAAACCTTGGCTTTCTTAACCAGATGTCAAGGAGTCGATACCCGCTATG AAATGCTGATGGAGCTGTCGAGAAGAGAGAAAGCAGCAAACATCAAGCCAGGTCCTGACGTAGATGTCTACATGAAG attgcTGCCAACCTATGCGGTCAACTTTGA